The Candidatus Schekmanbacteria bacterium genome has a segment encoding these proteins:
- a CDS encoding DUF2878 family protein, with protein sequence MKEAINQIFTELIAILSLVSVLLLWKHNFILTVVLIILAILMLLMNKSKQEVKTFVFCAFFGAMAEAFAIVFGAWTYRNPSFIGIPIWLTVLWGIASVFIVRVYLSFKN encoded by the coding sequence ATGAAGGAAGCAATCAATCAAATTTTTACAGAGTTAATTGCTATTTTATCTTTAGTAAGCGTCTTACTCTTATGGAAACATAATTTTATTTTGACTGTTGTTCTAATTATTTTAGCAATACTTATGTTGTTAATGAATAAGTCCAAGCAAGAAGTAAAGACATTTGTTTTTTGTGCTTTTTTTGGTGCAATGGCTGAAGCATTTGCAATAGTTTTTGGGGCCTGGACTTACAGAAATCCAAGTTTTATTGGAATTCCAATTTGGTTGACAGTATTGTGGGGAATCGCTTCTGTATTCATAGTCAGGGTTTATTTATCTTTTAAAAATTGA